The genomic region CTCACTCTTGTGGTTAGTCTGTTTAGCGTGCATTTGTTGGAGGACCCAAATGATCTTTTTGCGAAGATTGGCCAGAAGATTCGTCGGCGAGGGCTGGGGGTACCTACGTTTAAGTTGCCAACGCCGAGTAAGTCCGCTGAGGAGCTGTGGGTTTTAGGAGAACTCTCAAAAAGTGTTGAAGAGTTTGCGAAAAGCGGTGTCCGAGGGAAGTTGCGGGCTCGCAAAATCCGGCGTCAATTAGTGGAACTTGCTATGCCTGTTAAAGCGAGCGCTAAATTAGAACATACCTCTGGTCAGATTAAGGTTCTTTTCTATTTTACAAACTCTAAGCCGTTTACTCAGTCTGGCTATACCGAACGCTCACATCAACTTTTAAAGGCCCTAAAGAACCATGGTGTTAGCGTACGAGGGGTTACTCGCTTAGGCTATCCAGCGGTAATTGGGTCTTTCCCAACCCGAGGATGTTCAGTGGTAGACGGTATAAAATATGTCCACCTGTTGCCTAAGATATTTCCAATCGAAAAGAAAGCTCAGATTGACCTGGCAGTCCGTATGCTTGTGAAAGAAGCACGGGACTTTGACGCGACAGTTTTACATACGACTACGGATTTTAAGAACGCCATCGTAGTATCGCGGGCTGCCGAAATCCTTGGAATACCTTGGGTCTATGAGACCCGAGGAGAATTGCATAAAACCTGGCTATCGAAAAGACCTGAAAATGTCCAAACCGACGCGATTTCGTCCGAGTTTTATTTAACTGCATCGAGGAAAGAACTCGAGTCAATGAGAAACGCAGCGGCTGTCGTCCAATTGAGCGAAATTTCAAAAGCTAGCGCAGTTGGAGCAGGAATCTCAGGTGACAAGATATCCATTGTCCCAAATGCAGTGTCTGCCATTGAAATTGGGCGAAATTACGATAAAGACGTGGTCCGGGAAGAACTTGGTCTTCAAAAAGGCAAGAAGACTGTAGGTGCCATTACTTCGGTCGTTCAATATGAGGGCTTGGACGATCTATTGGCAGCGGTGAAGCTACTTCCTGAAATCCATTGCATAATTGTAGGAGACGGAGAATCGGCATCATCTCTTGAGCGATTGGTTCGAGAACTCGGCATTGAAGACCAAGTGAAATTCATCGGCAAACAACCTAGCGAATCGATTTGGAAATGGTATGCCGCACTTGATCTTTTTGTAATCCCAAGAAAGAACCAAGAAGTCTGTCGGACAGTCACACCGATTAAGACTTTGCTCGCTCAAGCGAATGGTATCACGGTTGTTGCTTCTGATTTGCCTGCTCTTAGGGAAGTTACGGGCAACAATGCTGTTTTTGTGTCTCCTGAGAATCCACGAATACTAGCAAAAACCATTGAATTGA from Corynebacterium ammoniagenes DSM 20306 harbors:
- a CDS encoding glycosyltransferase, producing MTLLNPIRLKTAYRRLTLVVSLFSVHLLEDPNDLFAKIGQKIRRRGLGVPTFKLPTPSKSAEELWVLGELSKSVEEFAKSGVRGKLRARKIRRQLVELAMPVKASAKLEHTSGQIKVLFYFTNSKPFTQSGYTERSHQLLKALKNHGVSVRGVTRLGYPAVIGSFPTRGCSVVDGIKYVHLLPKIFPIEKKAQIDLAVRMLVKEARDFDATVLHTTTDFKNAIVVSRAAEILGIPWVYETRGELHKTWLSKRPENVQTDAISSEFYLTASRKELESMRNAAAVVQLSEISKASAVGAGISGDKISIVPNAVSAIEIGRNYDKDVVREELGLQKGKKTVGAITSVVQYEGLDDLLAAVKLLPEIHCIIVGDGESASSLERLVRELGIEDQVKFIGKQPSESIWKWYAALDLFVIPRKNQEVCRTVTPIKTLLAQANGITVVASDLPALREVTGNNAVFVSPENPRILAKTIELIFSRDMKGMYDLRRSSRKWIETRTWEANALRLTALYRQSRETQ